CTTCTTCCAGATGCTCACCGGCCCGGTGGCCTCGCACCTGGTGGCCCGTTCCGCGTACCGCACCGGCCAGATCGACCACGGTGAGCTGCTCTTCGACGAACTCGACGAGCAGCTCACCGACAGCAGGTGAACGCGCGGCGGACCGCGTACCTGGGGGCTCCGCGTGCCGCTCCGCCGCCGGGCGTAGGGTCGGAGGGGATCGCGCAGCGCGCATGTCGAGCGGGGGGGCAGGGAACCATGACGTACGGAACGGTCACGACGGTCAGCAGCAGTGACGGGCACACGTTCAGCAAGGAGAGCCGGGACAGCGTGACGCTGCTCGCCGGCCTCGGCGTCGAGGGCGACGCACACGCGGGCGAGAGGGTCAAGCACCGGTCCCGGGTCGCGCAGGACCCCACCCAGCCCAATCTGCGGCAGGTCCACCTGATCCACGAGGAGCTGTTCACGGAGCTGGCCGACGCCGGATTCACCGTGGCTCCCGGAGAGCTGGGCGAGAACCTCACCACCCGGGGCATCGACCTCCTGGCCCTCCCCACCGGCACGCTTCTGAGGATCGGCGACGACGCGGTCGTCGAGGTCACCGGCCTGCGCAATCCCTGCCTCCAGATCGAGGGCTTCCAGGAGGGGCTGCTGAAGCAGGTCGTCGGCCGGGACGCGACGGGCGCGGTCGTCCGCAAGGCGGGTGTCATGAGCGTGGTCCGCCGGGGCGGGGTGGTCCGCCCGGGCGACACGGTCGCCGCCGAACTCCCCGCGGGCCCGCACCACCCGCTGGAACGCGTCTGATCATCTCACCCGCCCGGTCCCCGCCAAAGCGCCCACGGGCCGGTGTCCGCATGCCATGATGCGGGCAATGCCGGACGCTGGGGGGCGTATGGGAAGCACGGGCACAGTGCTGCGCGAACTGCGCGGCGCACAGAAGAGCGCCAAGGGCGTCTCGCTCTATTCGAGGTACGTGAACCGGCCCGCCGGGCGGGTGCTCGCGGCCGGGGCGTACCGGGCGGGCATGACGCCCAATCAGGTCACTTTGACCAGCGCGCTGTTCACCTATGGCGCGGTGGCGTCGGTCGCGCTCGTCGAGCCGTCCTGGTCGCTCGGCGTCCTGGTCTGGGCGGCCCTCGCGGTCGGCTTCGCCTTCGACTCCGCCGACGGGCAGCTCGCCCGGCTCACCGGCCGCGGAGGGCCGGACGGGGAGTGGCTCGACCAT
The nucleotide sequence above comes from Streptomyces sp. NBC_01116. Encoded proteins:
- a CDS encoding MOSC domain-containing protein, encoding MTYGTVTTVSSSDGHTFSKESRDSVTLLAGLGVEGDAHAGERVKHRSRVAQDPTQPNLRQVHLIHEELFTELADAGFTVAPGELGENLTTRGIDLLALPTGTLLRIGDDAVVEVTGLRNPCLQIEGFQEGLLKQVVGRDATGAVVRKAGVMSVVRRGGVVRPGDTVAAELPAGPHHPLERV